A single region of the Cronobacter condimenti 1330 genome encodes:
- a CDS encoding acyltransferase: protein MSRLLAAVTLLLSIVLTILVTVACSVPIILAGIIKLVLPFPAVWRSVSSFCNFMMYCWCEGLAYLLHLNPHLKWDIQGLEGLNKRHWYLLISNHHSWADIVVLCVLFRKHIPMNKYFLKQQLAWVPFIGLACWALDMPFMRRYSRSYLLRHPERRGKDVETTRRSCEKFRYHPSTIVNFVEGSRFTEEKQRQLLSPFRHLLPPKAAGIAMALNVLGKQFDKMLNVTLCYPENNRTPFYDMLSGKLTHIVVRIHLLPLEASLHGDYVNDKNFKRRFQQWLNGLWNEKDDELESLFQAYKKAGQ from the coding sequence ATGTCGAGATTACTCGCTGCGGTAACGCTGCTGCTGAGCATTGTGCTGACCATTCTGGTAACCGTGGCATGCTCCGTGCCGATTATCCTTGCCGGAATAATTAAACTGGTACTGCCTTTTCCTGCTGTCTGGCGGTCGGTTTCCAGCTTTTGTAATTTTATGATGTATTGCTGGTGCGAAGGGCTGGCATACCTTTTACATCTGAACCCGCATCTCAAATGGGATATTCAGGGGCTGGAAGGGTTGAATAAAAGACACTGGTATTTGCTTATCAGCAATCACCATAGCTGGGCGGATATTGTGGTGCTGTGCGTGCTGTTTCGTAAGCATATTCCGATGAATAAATATTTTTTGAAACAGCAGCTGGCCTGGGTGCCCTTTATTGGGCTCGCCTGCTGGGCGCTGGATATGCCATTTATGCGCCGTTATTCCCGCAGTTATCTGTTACGTCACCCGGAACGACGCGGTAAAGATGTAGAAACCACACGCCGCTCCTGCGAGAAATTCCGCTATCACCCTAGCACGATTGTGAATTTCGTTGAGGGATCGCGTTTTACCGAAGAGAAACAGCGCCAGCTACTCTCGCCGTTCCGGCACTTACTTCCGCCGAAAGCGGCAGGTATTGCAATGGCATTGAATGTTTTGGGAAAACAGTTCGATAAAATGTTAAACGTCACGCTCTGTTACCCGGAAAATAACCGCACGCCGTTTTACGATATGTTGAGCGGCAAGTTAACGCATATTGTGGTGCGTATTCATTTATTGCCGCTGGAAGCATCACTGCACGGCGATTATGTGAATGATAAAAACTTTAAGCGTCGCTTTCAGCAGTGGCTGAACGGATTATGGAACGAGAAAGACGATGAGCTTGAATCGCTTTTTCAAGCATATAAAAAAGCCGGTCAGTGA
- the dsbA gene encoding thiol:disulfide interchange protein DsbA yields MKKIWLALAGMVMAFSVSAADYADGKQYNTLEKPVAGAPQVMEFFSFYCPHCYQFEEVLHVSDSVKKKLPAGTKMTKYHVEFLGPLGKDLTQAWAVAMAMGIEDKITTPMFEAVQKTQTVQTPADIRKVFIDAGVKPEEYDAAWNSFVVKSLVAQQEKAAADVGLQGVPAMYVNGKYQLNPQGMDTSNMDAFVQQYADTVNYLLSKK; encoded by the coding sequence ATGAAGAAGATTTGGCTGGCGCTGGCCGGTATGGTGATGGCATTCAGCGTATCTGCTGCCGATTACGCTGACGGAAAGCAATATAACACGCTGGAAAAGCCGGTCGCTGGCGCGCCGCAGGTCATGGAGTTCTTCTCCTTTTACTGCCCGCACTGCTATCAGTTTGAAGAAGTGCTGCATGTTTCTGACAGCGTGAAGAAAAAGCTCCCAGCTGGCACCAAAATGACCAAATACCACGTTGAGTTTCTGGGCCCGTTGGGTAAAGACCTGACGCAGGCATGGGCAGTCGCGATGGCGATGGGGATTGAAGATAAAATTACGACCCCGATGTTTGAAGCAGTGCAGAAAACGCAGACCGTACAAACCCCGGCGGATATCCGTAAAGTTTTCATTGATGCTGGCGTGAAGCCGGAAGAATATGACGCCGCCTGGAACAGCTTTGTGGTGAAATCTCTGGTCGCCCAGCAAGAAAAAGCCGCAGCGGATGTGGGCCTTCAGGGTGTGCCTGCCATGTACGTCAACGGTAAATACCAGCTTAACCCACAAGGCATGGATACCAGCAATATGGACGCCTTTGTCCAGCAATATGCCGATACCGTAAACTACCTGCTTAGCAAAAAGTAA
- a CDS encoding serine/threonine protein kinase — MTDNAFTFQTLQPDAIMDALFEHGIRVDSGLTALNSFENRVYLFQDEDRKRFVVKFYRPHRWSADQIREEHHFALELEADEVPVAAPLRLHGDTLLTHNGFMFAVFPGLGGRQYETDNLDQMEWVGRYLGRIHQTGKQHLFSHRPTIGINEYLLEPRAVYETSTLIPASLKAAFLQATDALTHVVTARWQPGYDALRLHGDCHPGNILWRDGPLFVDLDDARNGPAIQDLWMLLNGDIAEQRMQLETILEAYEEFTTFNLKELELIEPLRAMRQVYYLAWLIRRWEDPAFPRNFPWLAEEDFWRRQTATFNEQIRALNEPPLHLTPMY; from the coding sequence ATGACAGATAACGCTTTTACTTTCCAGACGCTACAGCCAGACGCCATCATGGATGCTTTGTTTGAACACGGCATTCGTGTGGATTCTGGCTTAACCGCGCTCAATAGTTTTGAAAACCGCGTTTATCTTTTTCAGGATGAAGATCGTAAGCGTTTTGTTGTGAAGTTTTACCGCCCGCACCGCTGGAGCGCCGATCAAATTCGCGAAGAGCATCATTTCGCGCTTGAGCTGGAAGCCGATGAAGTGCCGGTTGCAGCGCCGTTACGTCTGCATGGCGATACGCTGCTGACGCATAACGGCTTTATGTTTGCGGTCTTTCCTGGTCTTGGTGGTCGTCAGTATGAAACCGATAACCTCGATCAAATGGAATGGGTCGGACGTTATCTGGGCCGTATTCATCAGACCGGCAAACAGCATCTCTTCTCACATCGGCCAACGATCGGCATAAACGAATATCTGCTTGAGCCCCGTGCGGTATACGAAACCAGTACGCTTATCCCTGCCTCGCTCAAAGCTGCCTTTTTGCAGGCGACCGATGCCCTTACGCACGTCGTCACCGCTCGCTGGCAGCCTGGCTATGATGCGCTGCGCCTGCATGGCGACTGCCACCCTGGCAATATCCTCTGGCGCGATGGCCCGCTCTTTGTTGATCTCGACGATGCCCGCAATGGCCCGGCCATTCAGGATCTCTGGATGCTGTTAAATGGCGATATCGCTGAACAGCGCATGCAGCTCGAAACCATTCTTGAAGCCTACGAAGAATTCACTACGTTTAATCTCAAAGAACTTGAGCTGATAGAACCGCTTCGCGCAATGCGGCAGGTTTATTACCTCGCATGGCTTATTCGCCGCTGGGAAGACCCTGCGTTTCCTCGCAACTTCCCGTGGCTTGCCGAAGAAGATTTCTGGCGCCGTCAGACGGCGACTTTTAACGAGCAAATTCGGGCGCTCAACGAGCCCCCTTTACACTTAACGCCAATGTATTGA
- a CDS encoding YihD family protein: MKCKRLNEVIELLQPAWEKEPDLNLLEFLQKLAAESGFTGELSDLTDDILIYQLKMRDADKDAVIPGIQKDYEDDFKTALLRARGVIKE, from the coding sequence ATGAAATGTAAACGCCTTAATGAAGTTATCGAGCTGCTTCAGCCCGCCTGGGAGAAAGAGCCGGATCTCAACTTGCTTGAATTTCTGCAAAAACTCGCCGCTGAATCTGGTTTTACCGGCGAACTGTCCGATCTTACCGATGATATCCTGATTTATCAGTTAAAAATGCGCGATGCCGATAAAGACGCGGTGATCCCGGGCATTCAGAAAGACTACGAAGATGATTTTAAAACGGCGCTTCTGCGCGCCCGAGGCGTGATTAAAGAGTAA
- the mobA gene encoding molybdenum cofactor guanylyltransferase MobA: MDKLSAITGVVLAGGRATRMGGQNKGLMLLNGKALWRHVADRLATQVERVAVSANRDLDAYGACSYPVITDTLPDFPGPLAGMLSVMQNLESEWYLFCPCDTPHIPEELAQQLWTAKGNAPAVWVNDGERDHPAIALMHRSAQVPLAGYLARGERRVMVFLREVNGKEVVIPDKTAFANVNTLDELERWQEK; this comes from the coding sequence GTGGATAAGCTTAGCGCGATTACCGGCGTGGTGCTGGCAGGCGGTCGGGCAACGCGAATGGGCGGGCAGAACAAAGGGCTGATGTTGCTCAACGGCAAAGCGCTGTGGCGTCATGTGGCGGATCGCCTTGCCACACAGGTAGAGCGCGTCGCCGTCAGTGCGAACCGGGATCTGGACGCTTATGGCGCCTGCAGTTATCCGGTTATCACCGATACGTTGCCGGATTTTCCAGGGCCGCTCGCGGGTATGCTTTCTGTCATGCAAAATCTTGAGAGTGAGTGGTATCTTTTTTGCCCTTGCGACACGCCGCATATTCCTGAAGAGCTCGCTCAACAGCTCTGGACCGCTAAAGGGAATGCGCCTGCCGTGTGGGTTAACGATGGCGAGCGAGACCACCCTGCTATTGCGCTGATGCATCGCTCGGCGCAAGTGCCGCTCGCCGGTTATCTGGCGCGCGGAGAACGTCGTGTGATGGTTTTTCTGCGTGAAGTCAATGGGAAGGAGGTGGTCATTCCTGATAAAACCGCTTTCGCGAACGTAAATACACTCGACGAACTTGAACGCTGGCAGGAGAAATAA
- the mobB gene encoding molybdopterin-guanine dinucleotide biosynthesis protein MobB — MVPLLGIAAWSGTGKTTLLKALIPLLIERGIRPGLIKHTHHDMDVDTPGKDSYVLRKAGAAQTLVASAKRWALMTETPEEAEPDLHYLASRMDSSQLDLILVEGFKHETITKILLFRQGTGRDVAELAPDADVIAVASDVPLLSVGVPVLNINAPSQIAAFIASWLAGQQ; from the coding sequence ATGGTTCCGTTACTGGGTATCGCCGCGTGGAGCGGGACGGGCAAAACGACGCTGCTGAAAGCGCTGATACCGCTCCTGATTGAAAGAGGCATTCGGCCTGGGCTTATAAAACATACTCATCACGATATGGACGTAGATACGCCCGGTAAAGACAGCTATGTGCTGCGTAAAGCGGGGGCAGCGCAAACCCTGGTCGCCAGTGCTAAACGCTGGGCATTGATGACCGAAACCCCGGAAGAGGCAGAGCCTGATTTGCATTATCTGGCAAGTCGGATGGACAGCTCGCAGCTGGATTTGATCCTTGTAGAAGGGTTTAAGCACGAGACGATAACGAAGATCCTGCTGTTCCGGCAGGGCACGGGACGGGATGTCGCTGAATTAGCACCAGATGCGGACGTGATTGCCGTTGCCAGTGATGTCCCGCTGCTGTCTGTCGGCGTACCGGTACTCAATATTAACGCACCGTCGCAGATTGCCGCGTTTATAGCAAGCTGGCTGGCCGGACAGCAATGA